DNA from Arthrobacter sp. FW305-BF8:
AGGACGGCGATGCCCTGGCCGTTTTGAACGAACAGCACGGTGAGGGCGAGGGGAATCACCAGCTCGAGCTGGGCAGCCCACGTGAATTCAGGCGCGGTGAAAACAGGGGTGGCCAGAAGCGTTCCGCCGTGTGAAAGGCTGAACTGGCCGCTGGCCGCCACGGCGATGCAGCCTGCCACCAGCGTGCCCAGGACCGGCGGCAGATACCTGCCGAGCATGGGAACGGCAGTAAGCACCAGGAACGCGGCCACCATCGGGGCAGCCACGGCCGGGTTGTCCTGGGTGGAGGCGACGACGTCTGTGCCGAACTTCAGGAACACCGCGGCCACCATGGCCATCACGATCGGCGTGGGCGCCAGCGCCATGGCTTTGCGAACCACCCCGGTGGCGCCCAGGGCGAGGATCAGCACGCCGGAGGTGAAGAAGGCCCCGACGACTTCCGGGAAGGTCAGGTGCTGCAGGGAAGGTCCCAGGAGAACCGTGCCGGGGATGGACCAGGCGAAGCCTAGGGGCTGCCGGTAAATGATTGACATCAGCAGCGTGGCCGCCCCGCCGGAAAAGAGAATGCCAAAAACCCAGGACGACAGCTGGCCCTGGGTCAGGCCGCCCGCCGTTCCGACGGCCAGGGTGACGGCGATGGGTCCGGACGCCGCGAAAATGAGCCCGATGGCCCCGTTGGAGACATAGGACAGGCCCAGGTCGCGAAGAATCTGGCGCGGGCCTGCGGGCCGGACCCCCGGGCGTTCCACTAAGGGCTCCGGCACCAGCACGGCTGATCCGACGGACGTGGCGGGCAGGTCGGGACGGGGATGGCTCATCGGAACTCCTGGCTGGCGCGGAAAAACCGGAGGCGCTCCGAAGCTTCAGCTCCGGAGCGCCTCCGTGCGGGGGTATCTCCCAGTTGCGTGCTACTTCTTCTGGCCCTGCTTTGCCAGGACGTAGTCATAAACTACTTCCTCGCCCTTTCCGTCGGTACGGGGGCGGGGGTCCAGCATCAGTTCAGGCTTCACTGCCGAGGCGATGTCGTCAGCGTTGTGGGGGTCGCCGGGGAAGTAAAGCTGCTGGGTGACCGGCTCGTAGCCCGGTGCGGACACCTTGATGTGGATGTGCGCCGGACGCCAGGCGTGCCAGCCCGCCGCACTGATCAGCTGCCCGCAGGCCCCGTCCGTGGGGATCTGGTAGGGCGCCGGACGCATCGTGTTGATCTCGAACCGGCCATCGTCTGAAGCCTTGACGGTGGCGCGGAAGAGCCACTCGGGCAGGCCTGGGGCGTACTGGGAGTAGAAACCGGCGGCGTCCGCGTGCCAGATCTCCACATGGGCGCCCTGGATGGGGTTGCCTTCGGTGTCGGTGAACTGGCCGCTGAAGCGCAGCGGGGTGCCCTCTTCGCCGTCGCGCATTTCAACCGTGGCGGGCGTCTGGAGTTCCGGGGAGTTGGGAACGTAGTAGGGGCCCTCAATGGTGCCCACGGTGCCGGGGCGGTCCTGGGAGTTGACGTCCTCAACGGTGTGCTCAAGCCAGACGTCGAGGAACAGCGGCCATTCACCGTCCGTCCCGACCTTGATCAGCCACGCTTTGAGCGCGTTGTATTCCTCGTAGGTGACCTGGTGTTCCTCGACGATGTCGTTGGCGGCCTTGATCAGCGCGCCGGCCAGCAGGCTCACCCGTTCCTTGGATACATCCACCTTGGAGAGCTTGCCCGACGCTGCGAACCGCTCGGTTGCCTTGGTGCCTGCTTCGACGGCGGTGCCTTCGTTTTCCGTGCGGCTGTCCGTTGGGGTTTGGGTCATGACAATGTCCACCTTCCTCATTGAATGGGGACAGGAAGGGCTCCTGCACCCGACGCGGGCTGCGGGGCCAGTCGTCATGCCCTGCGCCGCACCGCGTGATGTCGGTCTCAATCGTAGGCGCGCAGATAAGGACGCTACAAATATCAACTAGGCGTCTTTTGAGTCATTATCGGTACATAAAGACACCCTTGGTGGAACCTAGGTATTTGCCTGATGTGAGGCCAATCACGAGCGGCAAGAATTGCTGGACAACGTCCGCCGCCGAAGCCCTTTCCCGAGTGGACCTCCGACCATCCGTCCAGCAATCTCCAATGAGGGAGCACGCCATGACCGAGAACCTGATCCATGCCCGCGAGGTCCTTGCCGACGCCGTGATCGACGACCGCGAGAACGGCGTCATCCGGGCCAAGCGCGAGATCTTCACCGACCAGGAGATCTTCGAACTCGAGATGAAGCACATCTTCGAAGGCAACTGGGTGTACCTCGCCCACGAGTCGCAGATCCCCAACGTGGGCGACTACTTCACCACCTATATCGGCCGCACCCCCGTGATGATCACCCGGGACAAGGATGAAAACCTGAACTGCCTGGTCAACGCCTGTTCGCACCGAGGCGCCATGCTGTGCCGCCGCAAGACGGACAACCGCACCACGTTCACCTGCCCCTTCCACGGCTGGACCTTCAAGAACTCCGGCGAGCTGCTGAAGGTCAAGGACTCCCGGAACGCTGGCTACCCCGAGACCTTCAACAAGGAAGGCTCACACGACCTCACCAAGGTGGCCCGCTTCGAGTCCTACCGCGGCTTCCTGTTCGGCTCGCTGAAGGCCGACGTGCTCCCGCTCGAGGAGCACCTGGGCGATGCCACCAAGGTCATCGACTCGATAGTGGACCAGTCACCCGAGGGCCTGGAAGTGCTGCGCGGATCCTCCACCTATACCTACGACGGCAACTGGAAGGTCCAGGCCGAGAACGGTGCCGACGGCTACCACGTCACCGCCGTGCACTGGAACTACGCAGCCACCACGGCCCGCCGCAGCGCCGGGGATTCCGCCAACAAGACCAAGGCCATGGACGCCGGCAAGTGGGGCAAGGTCAAGGGCGGGTTCTATTCCTACGACCACGGCCACCTGCTGCTCTGGCAGGAGTGGACCAACCCCCAGGACCGTCCGCTCTGGGACCGCCGCGACGAGCTCGTGGCCAAGTACGGCGAGGAGATGGCCAACTTCATGATCAACATCTCCCGCAACCTGTGCCTCTACCCGAACGTCTACATCATGGACCAGTTCTCCTCGCAGATCCGGCACTTCCGGCCCATCTCCGCGGACCAGACCGAGGTGACCATCTACTGCATCGCCCCCAAGGGCGAGTCCCAGGAGAACCGTTCCAAGCGCATCCGCCAGTACGAGGACTTCTTCAACGCCACGGGCATGGCCACGCCGGACGACCTGGAGGAATTCCGCTCCTGCAACAAGACCTACTGGGCCACCAGCGCCCCGTGGAACGACATGACCCGCGGCGCCACCCACGAGATCACCGGCCCGGATGAGCAGGCACAGGCCCTGGGCATGACCCGGGTGATCGCCTCCGGCGTGCGCACCGAAGACGAAGGGCTCTACCCCATCCAGCACGGGTACTGGAAGGAAGTCATGGACCGGGCCCTGGCGGAGGAAGAGGAGCGTTCCGCCCTGGAATCCATTCCCGTCACCGCCTGAGAGCCCGCCCGAACCACAGAGAGCGCAGAACCCATGACCAACCTGACCCACACCGCCCCGGTCCTGAAGACCGCGGAGGAGATCGCAACCCTCGAAACCGTCCGGGCGTTCCTCTACCGGGAAGCCCGCCTGCTGGATGACCGACAGTTCGATGAATGGCTGGAGTGCTACCACCCGGATTCCGAATTCTGGATGCCGGCCTGGGACGTGGACGACCAGCTGACGCAGGACCCCCAGAACGAGATCTCCCTGATCTACTACGACAACCGCGGCGGCATCGAGGACCGGGTGTTCCGGATCAAGACCGACAGGTCATCAGCCACCTCCCTCCCGGAGCCGCGCACGGGCCACAACATCACGGACGTCGAGGTGTTGGCGAACGACGGCGGCACGGTGGACGTGCGCTTCAACTGGTTCACCCTCTACTTCCGCTACAACACGACGGACACCTACTTTGGCACCAGCTACTACACCCTGGACCTTTCCGGTCCGCAGTCGGTGATCCTGAAGAAGAAGGTGGTCCTGAAGAACGACTACATCCACCACGTGGTGGACGTCTACATGATCTGACCCGCCCGCAGCCGGCGCCCGAGACCTGGGGGCGCCGCACGGCATTTTCCACCCTGTGCCCACCGGGCACACCATAACTTTTTCCGGACCGCGATGGCGCGCCCGGACAGTCAGGAGGACCCCATGGGCCACAAAGTAGCCCTCAGCTTCGAGGACGGCGTCACCAAAGTCATCAAGGTCGGCGACTATGAGACCGTCATGGATGCCGCCTACAAGGCACGCATCAACATTCCATCGGACTGCCGGGACGGCGCCTGCGGCACCTGCAAGGCCTTCTGCGATTCCGGTTCCTTCGACCCGGGCGACTTCATCGACGACGCCATGACGGAGGAGGAACTCGAAAAGGGCTACCTGCTCACCTGCCAGGCCGTGCCGGAGTCGGACCTCGCCATCCAGATCCCGGCCACGTCCGAATCGGCGAAGACGGCCGCCGCGTCCTTCACCTCCACCATCAAGGAACTCAACCGGCACACGGACACCACCGTGTCCTTCGCCCTCGAGGTGGACAACCGCGACGCGCTGACCTTCCTCCCCGGACAGTACGTCAACCTCAAAGTCCCCGGCTCCGATGCCGAGCGCTCCTACTCCTTCAGCAGCGGCCCCGAGGTCCAGGAGGCGTCCTTCATGGTCCGGGTGACTCCGCAGGGCGCCATGTCCGAGTACCTCCGCGACCGCGCCGCCGTGGGCGACACCATCGAGTTCACGGGCCCGTACGGATCGTTCTTCCTGCGCGAGCCCAAACGGCCCCTGCTGCTCCTGGCCGGCGGCACCGGGCTGGCCCCGCTCCTATCCATCCTGGAAAAGCTCGCCGAAAACCCGCCCTCCAGCCCGGTCCACCTGATCTACGGGCTCACCCGCGAGGCCGACATCGTGGGCCTGAACTGGCTGCGCGCCTACGAGGCGAAACTGCCCGGTTTCACCTGGGACTACATCGCCTCCGAGCCCGGCACCTCCGCTCCGCACACCGGCTACGTCACCCAGATCATCGAACCGAAGCACCTCAACGACGGCGACGTGGACATCTACCTCTGCGGCCCACCGCCCATGGTCAATGCCGTCTCCAAATGGCTGGACACCGAAGGCATCAAGCCCGCCAACTTCTACTTCGAACGATTCGCACCGAAGGAAACCACCGGCGGCGACGCCGAAACGGGCGCCCCGGCTCCGGTTGAGAAGATCCAGGCCGACGGCGACACCATGACCCGCGGCGAAGCCGTGTCTTCGCTGGAGACCGGCCGGCTGGATTTCCACAAGGAGGACAGCTTCGCCCAGCTGGACGCCCGCATGGGCCTGGAGCTTGCCGTCAGCGAACTGCTGCTGGGACGGCTCACCCAGGAACAACTGCGCCAGTTCCGCCGCCTGGCCGAAGCTACCACCGGTTCGGTGCAGGACGGAAACATCACCGATCCCGACGGGTTCGCGCGCACCAACGAGGAATTCCACGAGTACCTCTTCACGATCTGCGACAACCCGATGCTGCTGGAGTCCTACCGCCGCCTGGACGTCCACGCCCAGATGGCCGCGGCCTTCGAAGCCGGCACGCCGATCTTCGAGCGCGTCACGCAGGACCACATCGACGTCGTCGACGCCTTTGAACGCGGGGACAAAGCCAGGCTGCGCGAAGTCATCATGGCCCACGCCCAGGATGCCAAGGGGACCATGGTGGGGGCCATCGACGCCAAGGCCGCACACTGATGGCTGCGCCGTACGCCGGGCAATACGTGACCCCGGGCAGGTTCGGCGGCAAGGTCGCCGTCGTCACCGGTGCCGCCCAGGGGATAGGACAGAAGGTGGCCGAACGCATCGGTGCCGAGAGCGGCGCCGTGGTCCTGGTGGACCGCGCGGACCTGGTCCACGACGTTGCCCGCGGCATCGACGAGGCCGCCAAAGCGTCGGGTTCGGGCGGCTCGGCCACATCCGTCACCGCGGACCTGGAGACCTTCGCCGGCGCCACCCAGGCCATCAAGGCCGCCCTCGCCGCCCACGGGCGGGTGGACGTCCTGGTCAACAACGTGGGCGGCACCATCTGGGCGCGCCCCTACCAGGAGTACGACGAGGATAAGATCGAGAAGGAAATCCGCCGTTCCCTCTTTCCCACGCTCTGGACCTGCCGGGCGGTCCTGCCGGCCATGATGGAGCAGGGCTCCGGCACGATCGTGAACGTCTCCTCGGTAGCCACCAGGGGAATGCACCGGGTGCCCTACGCCGCGGCGAAAGGCGGCGTGAACGCGCTGACCCAGTCACTGGCCATGGAGGTGGCCGGGCACGGCATCCGCGTGGTGGCCACCGCCCCGGGCGGCACGGAAGCCCCGCCGCGCAAGGTCAAGCGCGGGCCGGAAGCCGAGTCCGCCACCGAGAAGGACTGGTACCAAACCATCGTTGACCAGACGGTGGGGTCCTCGTTCATGAAGCGCTACGGCACCCTGGACGAGCAGGCGGCGCCCATCGTGTTCCTCGCCTCGGACGAGGCGTCCTACCTGACCGGCAGCATCCTCCCGGTGGCCGGCGGCGACCTGGGCTAGTGCATCGGATGGATGCAGGCCATGGGGGCGCCCAGGCCGCTCCGGTAGGATGGCGGCCATGACGGCGGGCTCCACCCAGGGCGAGATGGCGGAGGACTTCCCGCTGGCGGGCCGGGCCGCGGCGTTCGAGCAGTTGCTGGAAATCCTCCGCACCGTCCGCAAGGGCAAGGTGGGCACCGTGGTCCTCTCCGGACCGTCCGGGTCCGGCAAAACCGCGCTCCTGGAACTCTTCCTTGACCACTGCCGGACGGCCGCCCGCGGCGTCCGCGTCCTGTCCGCCATGGGGGACGACTGGGAGGCGCAGTTCGCCCTGGCCGGCTACTCCCAGCTCATGCGGACCCTGCCGCTCCGGACGGCAAAGGATTACGACGGCGGCCCGGCCCTGGCGCCGGCGCCCGTCGCCTCCCTGACCCCCGACC
Protein-coding regions in this window:
- the catA gene encoding catechol 1,2-dioxygenase, which gives rise to MTQTPTDSRTENEGTAVEAGTKATERFAASGKLSKVDVSKERVSLLAGALIKAANDIVEEHQVTYEEYNALKAWLIKVGTDGEWPLFLDVWLEHTVEDVNSQDRPGTVGTIEGPYYVPNSPELQTPATVEMRDGEEGTPLRFSGQFTDTEGNPIQGAHVEIWHADAAGFYSQYAPGLPEWLFRATVKASDDGRFEINTMRPAPYQIPTDGACGQLISAAGWHAWRPAHIHIKVSAPGYEPVTQQLYFPGDPHNADDIASAVKPELMLDPRPRTDGKGEEVVYDYVLAKQGQKK
- the benB gene encoding benzoate 1,2-dioxygenase small subunit — encoded protein: MTNLTHTAPVLKTAEEIATLETVRAFLYREARLLDDRQFDEWLECYHPDSEFWMPAWDVDDQLTQDPQNEISLIYYDNRGGIEDRVFRIKTDRSSATSLPEPRTGHNITDVEVLANDGGTVDVRFNWFTLYFRYNTTDTYFGTSYYTLDLSGPQSVILKKKVVLKNDYIHHVVDVYMI
- the benA gene encoding benzoate 1,2-dioxygenase large subunit, producing the protein MTENLIHAREVLADAVIDDRENGVIRAKREIFTDQEIFELEMKHIFEGNWVYLAHESQIPNVGDYFTTYIGRTPVMITRDKDENLNCLVNACSHRGAMLCRRKTDNRTTFTCPFHGWTFKNSGELLKVKDSRNAGYPETFNKEGSHDLTKVARFESYRGFLFGSLKADVLPLEEHLGDATKVIDSIVDQSPEGLEVLRGSSTYTYDGNWKVQAENGADGYHVTAVHWNYAATTARRSAGDSANKTKAMDAGKWGKVKGGFYSYDHGHLLLWQEWTNPQDRPLWDRRDELVAKYGEEMANFMINISRNLCLYPNVYIMDQFSSQIRHFRPISADQTEVTIYCIAPKGESQENRSKRIRQYEDFFNATGMATPDDLEEFRSCNKTYWATSAPWNDMTRGATHEITGPDEQAQALGMTRVIASGVRTEDEGLYPIQHGYWKEVMDRALAEEEERSALESIPVTA
- the benC gene encoding benzoate 1,2-dioxygenase electron transfer component BenC, yielding MGHKVALSFEDGVTKVIKVGDYETVMDAAYKARINIPSDCRDGACGTCKAFCDSGSFDPGDFIDDAMTEEELEKGYLLTCQAVPESDLAIQIPATSESAKTAAASFTSTIKELNRHTDTTVSFALEVDNRDALTFLPGQYVNLKVPGSDAERSYSFSSGPEVQEASFMVRVTPQGAMSEYLRDRAAVGDTIEFTGPYGSFFLREPKRPLLLLAGGTGLAPLLSILEKLAENPPSSPVHLIYGLTREADIVGLNWLRAYEAKLPGFTWDYIASEPGTSAPHTGYVTQIIEPKHLNDGDVDIYLCGPPPMVNAVSKWLDTEGIKPANFYFERFAPKETTGGDAETGAPAPVEKIQADGDTMTRGEAVSSLETGRLDFHKEDSFAQLDARMGLELAVSELLLGRLTQEQLRQFRRLAEATTGSVQDGNITDPDGFARTNEEFHEYLFTICDNPMLLESYRRLDVHAQMAAAFEAGTPIFERVTQDHIDVVDAFERGDKARLREVIMAHAQDAKGTMVGAIDAKAAH
- a CDS encoding 1,6-dihydroxycyclohexa-2,4-diene-1-carboxylate dehydrogenase, giving the protein MAAPYAGQYVTPGRFGGKVAVVTGAAQGIGQKVAERIGAESGAVVLVDRADLVHDVARGIDEAAKASGSGGSATSVTADLETFAGATQAIKAALAAHGRVDVLVNNVGGTIWARPYQEYDEDKIEKEIRRSLFPTLWTCRAVLPAMMEQGSGTIVNVSSVATRGMHRVPYAAAKGGVNALTQSLAMEVAGHGIRVVATAPGGTEAPPRKVKRGPEAESATEKDWYQTIVDQTVGSSFMKRYGTLDEQAAPIVFLASDEASYLTGSILPVAGGDLG
- a CDS encoding benzoate/H(+) symporter BenE family transporter — protein: MSHPRPDLPATSVGSAVLVPEPLVERPGVRPAGPRQILRDLGLSYVSNGAIGLIFAASGPIAVTLAVGTAGGLTQGQLSSWVFGILFSGGAATLLMSIIYRQPLGFAWSIPGTVLLGPSLQHLTFPEVVGAFFTSGVLILALGATGVVRKAMALAPTPIVMAMVAAVFLKFGTDVVASTQDNPAVAAPMVAAFLVLTAVPMLGRYLPPVLGTLVAGCIAVAASGQFSLSHGGTLLATPVFTAPEFTWAAQLELVIPLALTVLFVQNGQGIAVLRAAGHHPPVNAFAIVSGAFSVLNAGFGAVSACVTGPTNALLTSSGKLQRQYAAAVAYGLLALVFAAFAPTLTRLMLAAPKEFVLALGGIAMLRALQQAFVTAFATSFTLGSLVTFVVTISGMNLFNIHAAFWGLVIGYGVSRLLEQRDHLGL